The following proteins are encoded in a genomic region of Corticium candelabrum chromosome 11, ooCorCand1.1, whole genome shotgun sequence:
- the LOC134186905 gene encoding beta-1,3-galactosyltransferase 1-like isoform X2, with protein MKGTIQPIIAQATQRRHIPAAPTLRNISAPCPDIKKPLLPLLSGQPKACESSDTFYASPLFCHSSNKPIVLVVIVSYIGNFETRHQARTVWLRSRFKMNSEFVKSHPWAYVFVVGKAHGKDAENLEKMAAIEQCHYKDILQVDVVENYYNLTWKKLEAWKYLIKSQLDFEVMLKGDDDSFINIQLVFEWLDEVIPRVYNRTKKSNSSLHVMYGGLCPLRGSPIRSKGSKWHLSVEHYAPKSFPPFCFGAGYFVSRDLIKALLKVSDLMYSFRLEDVHTGLLVAKTGLVPAADVMGTNRVCNADYQSCTKILCSQPYILMTSNAARRAALFRNFMQAKC; from the coding sequence ATGAAAGGGACGATACAACCAATCATTGCACAAGCTACACAGAGGCGGCATATTCCAGCAGCTCCCACACTTCGCAATATCTCTGCTCCATGCCCAGACATAAAAAAGCCTCTTCTGCCACTTCTGTCTGGACAACCGAAGGCTTGTGAAAGCAGTGACACATTTTACGCGTCTCCTCTTTTCTGTCATTCTTCAAACAAACCGATTGTCCTCGTTGTCATTGTGTCATACATTGGAAACTTTGAGACAAGACATCAGGCTCGGACAGTGTGGTTACGATCTCGTTTCAAGATGAATTCTGAATTTGTTAAAAGTCATCCTTGGGCGTATGTGTTTGTGGTCGGTAAAGCTCATGGAAAGGATGCAGAAAACTTAGAAAAAATGGCAGCAATAGAGCAATGCCATTACAAAGACATTTTGCAAGTTGATGTGGTAGAGAACTATTACAATCTTACTTGGAAGAAACTTGAGGCATGGAAGTACTTGATCAAATCACAATTGGATTTTGAAGTGATGTTGAAGGGAGACGATGATTCATTCATCAATATTCAGCTTGTTTTTGAGTGGTTAGATGAGGTGATTCCTAGAGTGTACAATAGAACCAAGAAATCAAACTCTTCTCTTCATGTGATGTATGGAGGACTGTGTCCACTGAGAGGTTCTCCAATAAGATCCAAAGGTAGTAAATGGCATTTGTCTGTTGAACATTATGCACCAAAATCTTTTCCGCCATTTTGTTTTGGTGCCGGTTACTTTGTGTCAAGGGACTTGATAAAAGCTCTACTCAAAGTTTCAGACTTGATGTATTCATTCAGATTAGAAGATGTTCACACTGGATTGTTAGTGGCTAAGACTGGTCTTGTTCCAGCTGCTGATGTGATGGGTACTAACAGAGTCTGTAATGCTGATTACCAGTCTTGTACCAAGATACTGTGTAGTCAGCCCTATATACTTATGACTTCaaatgcagcaagaagggCTGCACTGTTTAGGAACTTTATGCAAGCTAAGTGCTGA
- the LOC134186905 gene encoding N-acetyllactosaminide beta-1,3-N-acetylglucosaminyltransferase 2-like isoform X1, translating to MEAQRWSRCPSLKQLFLFLVVVPSLFVALVATWRMHMDYSQHWKTENPSNVASQSVSAATSIGSNSHKVKVEMKGTIQPIIAQATQRRHIPAAPTLRNISAPCPDIKKPLLPLLSGQPKACESSDTFYASPLFCHSSNKPIVLVVIVSYIGNFETRHQARTVWLRSRFKMNSEFVKSHPWAYVFVVGKAHGKDAENLEKMAAIEQCHYKDILQVDVVENYYNLTWKKLEAWKYLIKSQLDFEVMLKGDDDSFINIQLVFEWLDEVIPRVYNRTKKSNSSLHVMYGGLCPLRGSPIRSKGSKWHLSVEHYAPKSFPPFCFGAGYFVSRDLIKALLKVSDLMYSFRLEDVHTGLLVAKTGLVPAADVMGTNRVCNADYQSCTKILCSQPYILMTSNAARRAALFRNFMQAKC from the exons ATGGAGGCCCAAAGATGGAGTCGCTGTCCCTCTTTGAAACAGCTCTTTCTGTTCCTTGTAGTAGTACCTTCATTGTTCGTCGCACTTGTGGCAACGTGGCGTATGCACATGGACTACAGCCAACACTGGAAGACTGAAAATCCTAGTAATG TGGCTTCACAAAGTGTATCAGCTGCTACAAGTATTGGTTCCAACTCACACAAAGTAAAAGTAGAAATGAAAGGGACGATACAACCAATCATTGCACAAGCTACACAGAGGCGGCATATTCCAGCAGCTCCCACACTTCGCAATATCTCTGCTCCATGCCCAGACATAAAAAAGCCTCTTCTGCCACTTCTGTCTGGACAACCGAAGGCTTGTGAAAGCAGTGACACATTTTACGCGTCTCCTCTTTTCTGTCATTCTTCAAACAAACCGATTGTCCTCGTTGTCATTGTGTCATACATTGGAAACTTTGAGACAAGACATCAGGCTCGGACAGTGTGGTTACGATCTCGTTTCAAGATGAATTCTGAATTTGTTAAAAGTCATCCTTGGGCGTATGTGTTTGTGGTCGGTAAAGCTCATGGAAAGGATGCAGAAAACTTAGAAAAAATGGCAGCAATAGAGCAATGCCATTACAAAGACATTTTGCAAGTTGATGTGGTAGAGAACTATTACAATCTTACTTGGAAGAAACTTGAGGCATGGAAGTACTTGATCAAATCACAATTGGATTTTGAAGTGATGTTGAAGGGAGACGATGATTCATTCATCAATATTCAGCTTGTTTTTGAGTGGTTAGATGAGGTGATTCCTAGAGTGTACAATAGAACCAAGAAATCAAACTCTTCTCTTCATGTGATGTATGGAGGACTGTGTCCACTGAGAGGTTCTCCAATAAGATCCAAAGGTAGTAAATGGCATTTGTCTGTTGAACATTATGCACCAAAATCTTTTCCGCCATTTTGTTTTGGTGCCGGTTACTTTGTGTCAAGGGACTTGATAAAAGCTCTACTCAAAGTTTCAGACTTGATGTATTCATTCAGATTAGAAGATGTTCACACTGGATTGTTAGTGGCTAAGACTGGTCTTGTTCCAGCTGCTGATGTGATGGGTACTAACAGAGTCTGTAATGCTGATTACCAGTCTTGTACCAAGATACTGTGTAGTCAGCCCTATATACTTATGACTTCaaatgcagcaagaagggCTGCACTGTTTAGGAACTTTATGCAAGCTAAGTGCTGA
- the LOC134186904 gene encoding beta-1,3-galactosyltransferase 2-like, with protein MLAIDTKWSSMSRLQRPFVFLVVIPSLFVVLVVVWHTHVNHRKSRLSTTVAYSHISELAPHISVLPTTSIDSNSLNVTEKNETMQPTIAQATHRRTISVVPTTGHISAPCPDIENPLLPLTSGQPKACENSDTFYASPLFCHSSSKTIVLILVLSYIGNFEARHQGRTMWLRSRFKMNSEFVKSHPWAYVFVVGKAHGKDAENLEKMAAIEQCHYKDILQVDVVENYYNLTWKKLEAWKYLIKSQSEFEVMLKGDDDSFINIQLVFEWLDEVIPKVYIRSKQSNFSLHVMYGGLCPLRGSPIRSKGSKWYLSVEHYAPKSFPPFCFGVGYFVSKDLIKAILKVPDLMYSFRLEDVHTGILVAKTGLVPAADVMGTNRVCNLDSKSCTKIRCRQPFIITSESEARRAELFKYFMQTKC; from the exons ATGCTGGCCATCGACACTAAGTGGAGTAGCATGTCTCGTTTGCAGCGCCCGTTTGTGTTCCTTGTAGTTATCCCTTCCTTGTTCGTGGTGCTAGTGGTCGTCTGGCatacgcacgtgaatcacagaAAATCCAGACTTTCAACTACGG TGGCATATTCACACATAAGTGAACTGGCTCCACACATAAGTGTATTGCCTACTACCAGTATTGATTCCAACTCACTCAATGTAACTGAAAAGAATGAGACGATGCAACCAACCATTGCACAAGCTACACACAGGCGGACTATTTCAGTAGTTCCCACAACTGGCCATATCTCTGCTCCATGCCCAGACATAGAAAATCCTCTTTTGCCACTTACATCTGGACAACCGAAGGCTTGTGAAAACAGTGACACATTTTACGCGTCTCCTCTTTTCTGTCATTCTTCAAGCAAAACGATTGTCCTCATTCTTGTTCTGTCATACATTGGAAACTTTGAGGCAAGACATCAAGGTCGAACAATGTGGTTACGATCTCGTTTCAAGATGAATTCTGAATTTGTTAAAAGTCATCCTTGGGCATATGTGTTTGTGGTTGGTAAAGCTCATGGAAAGGATGCAGAAAACTTAGAAAAAATGGCAGCAATAGAGCAATGCCATTATAAAGACATTTTGCAAGTTGATGTGGTAGAGAACTATTACAATCTTACTTGGAAGAAACTTGAGGCATGGAAGTACTTGATCAAATCACAATCGGAGTTTGAAGTGATGCTGAAGGGAGACGATGATTCATTCATCAATATTCAGCTTGTTTTTGAGTGGTTAGATGAGGTGATTCCTAAAGTGTACATTAGAAGCAAGCAATCGAACTTTTCTCTTCATGTGATGTATGGAGGATTGTGTCCACTTAGAGGTTCTCCAATAAGATCCAAAGGTAGTAAATGGTATTTGTCTGTTGAACATTATGCACCAAAATCTTTTCCACCATTTTGTTTTGGTGTTGGTTACTTTGTATCAAAAGACTTGATAAAAGCTATACTCAAGGTACCAGACTTGATGTATTCATTCAGATTAGAAGATGTTCACACCGGAATATTAGTGGCTAAGACTGGTCTTGTTCCAGCTGCTGATGTGATGGGTACTAACAGAGTTTGTAACCTTGATTCCAAGTCTTGCACAAAAATACGGTGTCGTCAACCCTTTATAATCACGTCTGAGAGTGAAGCAAGAAGAGCTGAATTGTTTAAGTACTTTATGCAAACTAAGTGCTGA
- the LOC134187084 gene encoding beta-1,3-galactosyltransferase 5-like isoform X1: protein MEVNKKWSSAPPLKRLFVLLVVVPSLLVAIVATWRMHIDHRKPKQSDVSSRIAVLAATSSGAKSHNVKMEQKGTMQPITAKAIQRQHTPAAPTLRNISAPCPDIKKPLLPLTSEQPKGCENSDTFYASPLFCHSSNKPIVVILILSYIGNFQIRHQARTVWLRSRFKMNSEFVKSHPWAYVFVVGKAHGKDAENLEKMAAIEQCHYKDILQVDVVENYYNLTWKKLEAWKYLIKSQLDFEVMLKGDDDSFINIQLVFEWLDEVIPKVYIRSKKSNSSLHVMYGGLCPLRGSPIRSKGSKWHLSVEHYAPKSFPPFCFGAGYFVSRDLIKALLKVSDLMYSFRLEDVHTGLLVAKTGLVPAADVMGTNRVCNADYQSCTKILCSQPYVLMTSNAARRAALFRNFMQAKC, encoded by the exons ATGGAAGTGAACAAGAAGTGGAGCAGCGCTCCTCCTCTGAAGCGTCTTTTTGTGTTGCTTGTAGTTGTGCCTTCGCTGTTGGTGGCGATAGTGGCAACGTGGCGTATGCACATTGATCACAGGAAGCCCAAACAGAGTGATG TGTCTTCACGGATAGCTGTGCTAGCTGCTACCAGTAGTGGTGCCAAATCACACAATGTAAAGATGGAACAGAAAGGGACGATGCAACCAATTACTGCAAAAGCTATACAGAGGCAGCATACTCCAGCAGCTCCCACACTTCGCAATATCTCTGCTCCGTGCCCAGATATAAAAAAGCCTCTTCTGCCACTTACATCTGAACAACCAAAGGGTTGTGAAAACAGTGACACATTTTATGCATCTCCTCTTTTCTGTCATTCTTCTAATAAACCGATTGTCGTCATTCTTATTCTGTCATACAttggaaactttcaaataagACATCAGGCTCGGACAGTGTGGTTACGATCTCGTTTCAAGATGAATTCTGAATTTGTTAAAAGTCATCCTTGGGCATATGTGTTTGTGGTTGGTAAAGCTCATGGAAAGGATGCAGAAAACTTAGAAAAAATGGCAGCAATAGAGCAATGCCATTATAAAGACATTTTGCAAGTTGATGTGGTAGAGAACTATTACAATCTTACTTGGAAGAAACTTGAGGCATGGAAGTACTTGATCAAATCACAATTGGATTTTGAAGTGATGTTGAAGGGAGACGATGATTCATTCATCAATATTCAGCTTGTTTTTGAGTGGTTAGATGAGGTGATTCCTAAAGTGTACATTAGAAGCAAGAAATCAAACTCTTCTCTCCATGTGATGTATGGAGGATTGTGTCCACTTAGAGGTTCTCCAATAAGATCCAAAGGTAGTAAATGGCATTTGTCTGTTGAACATTATGCACCAAAATCTTTTCCACCATTTTGTTTTGGTGCCGGTTACTTTGTATCAAGGGACTTGATAAAAGCTCTACTCAAAGTTTCAGACTTGATGTATTCATTCAGATTAGAAGATGTTCACACTGGATTGTTAGTGGCTAAGACTGGTCTTGTTCCAGCTGCTGATGTGATGGGTACTAACAGAGTCTGTAATGCTGATTACCAGTCTTGTACCAAGATACTGTGTAGTCAGCCCTATGTACTTATGACTTCaaatgcagcaagaagggCTGCACTGTTTAGGAACTTTATGCAAGCTAAATGCTAA